The Gemmatimonadaceae bacterium nucleotide sequence GACGTACACCGATTCCGTGCGTGCGCTGCAACACGTTCACGAAGTTCCGCGACCTGTTGCACAAGGCTGACGCGGTTGACGCGCATTGGCTGGCGACGGGTCACTATGCCCGCATGGGGAGTGTCGACGGCGTGCGCGTCATGCGCCGCGGCCTCGACGCGTCAAAAGACCAGAGCTACTTCCTCTGGGGCATCGCCCGGCCGGTCCTGGACCGCCTGGTGTTGCCCATTGGCTCGCAAACCAAACCGGAGACGCGCGACATGGCACGACGGTTTGGCTTGCGCACCGCAGAGAAGCCGGAGAGTCAGGATATCTGTTTCGTGCCCGACGGCGATCATGTGCGCGTCCTGCGAGAACACCTCGGGGCGAATGCCCCATCGCTGTCGGCCGGACCATTTCGACTGGTGAGCGGCGAAGTAGTTGGTGAGCATGAAGGCTTCGCGCGGTTCACGGTCGGCCAGCGCAAGGGTCTGCCCGGCGGATTCGCGGAACCGATGTTCGTGGTGAGCATCGTGCCCGGCGAACGAGCGGTGGTCATCGGTCCGCGTGAGGCGCTCGTGGGCCGCGACGTGGAAGCGCGGGAGCTCAACTGGCTGGCCGAACCACCGACCGTTGGTGCGACCGTGCAGGTGCAGGTGCGCAACCGGGCCAAGGCGGCCGCGGCCACGGTGCGGCGCATCGATGCCACGTCCATCGAATTGGCACTTGATGAACCCGTCCTGGCGATCTCGCCGGGCCAGTCGCTGGTGGTGTATGACGGAGAGATCGTGCTGGGCGGCGGGGTGATTGAGAACTCAGTACTTGGTACTTAGTACCTAGTACTTGGTACTTAGTACTTGGTACTTGGTACTTGGTATTGCATTCCCGTCGTCATCACTGCCACGGCCATGTCCGCGGTCACGTTCAACAGTGTCTTGAACATGTCGGGGATCGTGTCCAGCGCGATCATGATACCGATGCCTTCCACCGGCAGGCCGATTGCCGTGTACAGCG carries:
- the mnmA gene encoding tRNA 2-thiouridine(34) synthase MnmA; amino-acid sequence: MLMDAVGPAKGERVLVAMSGGVDSSVAAALLVDAGCDVVGMTMKLHADGSDVPDRPCCSLDATSDARRVCEKLGIPHYVTNLIDHFGQDVVDDFVREYARGRTPIPCVRCNTFTKFRDLLHKADAVDAHWLATGHYARMGSVDGVRVMRRGLDASKDQSYFLWGIARPVLDRLVLPIGSQTKPETRDMARRFGLRTAEKPESQDICFVPDGDHVRVLREHLGANAPSLSAGPFRLVSGEVVGEHEGFARFTVGQRKGLPGGFAEPMFVVSIVPGERAVVIGPREALVGRDVEARELNWLAEPPTVGATVQVQVRNRAKAAAATVRRIDATSIELALDEPVLAISPGQSLVVYDGEIVLGGGVIENSVLGT